A window of Nicotiana sylvestris chromosome 8, ASM39365v2, whole genome shotgun sequence genomic DNA:
TAAAGACGACTTCAAAAAGTATtatatttctgcaattttttgtaaaaattgtacggggcgtcctatttggtcgcccccatttaacatatgttcatttttttaaaaagttttaccttgtacccactttttaaacaacttcagccatgtttctcctccttctcctcctcctcctcctcctccttcttcttctttcttctgctgttgttggtgctactatgaaacttcagttcatgggatgattgccataagtatgtttattagtatttaaaacaaattataaatagtaaacactaatttgtgaatatttccacgtacgggaagtttaaggtcacacttagtgattcttttcatgataattctgttctttttatgtttattatttccaaaattttatgatttagatactgttggcaatctgattattttataGTAGTCTGATTATAACAAAACTAATGAATTTaggacaaaaaacttcagcttatttagtgctgaagtttttacaaatgaactaaataacttcagcatcttctactgaagtttttgaacaagctttatgacaaaactaatgaatccaggacaaaaaacttcagcttatttagtgctgaagtttttacaaatgaactaaataacttcagcatcttctgctgaaatttttgaaaaagcttatccaggacaaaaaaacttcagcttatttgctgctgaaatttttataaatgaactaaataacttcagcatcttctgatgaagtttttgaaaaagcttaatgacaaaactattgaatccaggacaaaaaaacttcaacttatttagtgcacttacaaacaaaaacttcagcaaatagagaacaaaacttcagctaatatgcttaagttcagtaattacaaacaaaaacttcaccaaatagagaacaaaatttcagctactatgcttaagttcggcaattacaaacaaaaacttcagcaaatagagaacaaaacttcagctactatgcttaagttacaaacaaaaacttcagcaaatagagaacaaaacttcagctaccatgcttaagttcaacaattacaaacaaaaacttcagcaaatagaaaacaaaacttcaactactatgcttaagttcaacaattacaaacaaaaacttcagcaaatagagaacaaaacttcagctactatgcttaagttacaaacaaaaacttcagcaaatagagaacaaaacttcagctaccatgcttaagttcaacaattacaaacaaaaagttcagcaaatagagaacaaaacttcaactactatgcttaagttcaacaattacaaacaaaaacttcagcaaatagagaacaaaacttcagctattatgtttaagttcaacaattacaaacaaaaacttcagctactatgcttaagttcagcaattacaaataaaaacttcagcaaatagagaacaaaacttcagctaccatgcttaagttcagcaattacaaacaaaaacttcagccactatgcttaagttcagcaattacaaacaaaaacttcagcatatttGGTTCAACACACTTGCTATTTCAGGCTCGTCTACTGGAAtgttgaagttttgcgtgattgcctttgctacttcaaccccgtatgctgaagttacgcgaaaaaaataggtacgcttgcaatttttttgcaacgtgggcacaagttaaaacgtgaccccaAAAGTTGGTATAGATGCAAAATTGCAAATGCCCCAATTTTTtgagaaaatctcactttatacctattaatttcaaactatttacGCTTTAATGCTCATACCCAAACTATTTACTACTACCCATATtccccaaactatttacccgctAGTTTCACTTCCTATATATCTGCTCGAACATTCCCTTCGTGTTCATCACACATTaatcatcataatttatttaTTCTCTTCCTTCTAATTCCCCGGCCATTATTCAGTTCTTTCTCATTTTATTGCACTACAAAATGTCTAAATTATTTGCTATTGtagttcttctattttttgtgtTAAATTCTGGTGCGCTCAAATCACAAAAGCACCTTCTTAAGCCCCAATATCTTCTCCTTCTAAATCGCCCCAATAATCTGGCAACAATTTTATATGTTATAGTAAAGTTTTAAggaagaaaatacttttttttgaAGATTTATTGTTTGATTCGATATGGTGCTATAAAATATTGCTTATAGTATCTTCGAAAGCTTCCCAAATCTAAATTTTTGTGTGTATTTGAATATCCACCATAGTTGGGCTCGAAGgtcaattttatttttgaagaatttttgtttgattcaaagtgggtgatgttaaatattgcttatagtaccttctagaagttcatactgaaatttgataGCATTTGGACCTGATTTGCGGTGATTGAGATCgaaattttcagttgaaaatcgaAGGACACAACTATAGTATACCGCTACGATATACAATATGCTGTAAAAATATATAGCTTTACTGCAACAGTACACTATTATAGTTTACAAAATAGTATACCGCTACAGTATACTAATATACTAtaggagtatatagttatactgcaacagtatactattatagtatacaatatattgttacggtatactgtaataatatgcAAGATAATGTAACAATATGttgtaatagtatacaatatactataatagtatacttattacccctaaattcacttgccttttcccttttaatttgttttaagcTTTTACGCAGCGTGAGGGGCgaattgaaaatgcaaaaataaaataaaattatattatGCTATAAGATGTGACGGTATACTCTTACAGTTAGATCcttttagattttttttattgacaactgatattattttagtttaataattaaattattttttttaactcattgcgtacaattgtataccctgttggtatagctatatattatactggtatcatatgttagttaatattttttggttgtactagctacatttaattggtatacaatttgatttttctttagtaataatatatataaaaaagaataataaaaaaataatgaaaatagtaaatgaaattagattatgaaaagaaaaagaatataaaaaaaagaagttaaatgaaattacaaaaggaaaaaagaaaaaaataagaagaaaacgagaaaaaagaaaaggagaaaagaaatgaaaaagaaaaaagaaaagaaaataagcatagaaataaaaaaaaattggagaataaagaaaaaattctcCACAAAACTTACTAtgggtaggaaatgtaattagtttatgggCAGGAAAATAAATGGATAGATAAGGGTGAATAGTTTTGTTTTTGTGAGTAAGTGTGTCAAAACCCCATTTTTTTTATAGAAAACAATTCCAAAAAGACGGGGCCCATTTTGATGTCACAGCTAGGAGTGACATTGATGGATCATGATCTTCATCTCAGCCCATCGTAGCCGTTGGGCCTTGGCCCATGTGCTTATTCGAGGCTGTCCCTTTCCTAACGGTCACAAATAAAACGGCTACTTTTTCCTCAGCCATTCGATTAACTTCATatctttttcacttctttttcttttgccctTTTTGCGCGTGGAAGAGTAATAGTcgaaaaaatatattaaatttatatattttttgtctatatatatatattctgtatgttatatacaaattttatatattttttcggctGCTAAATATAAAAAATTTCTGACTCGGACTAAAAATGATAATAACCCAAAAAAATACGGGGTTTAGGGTTTGACTTATGAGCTTTATTAGGTTTGCTTAGCTAAGCTTATGCTCTAAGCCGCATGGATAAcgttatatttttctttattttttccttttaagaTATATGTGCTAGTAATTGATTTTGATCCAAAGGTTTGTTGAGCTGTCACAAGTTTTACTCATACACAAAATGAACTAACTCTAATACTCATAATATTATTTTTTACCTTCTACATTTAATTAGCGTTCATTGATTACTGAATGAAAGTATGTACATATATCAATTAAGTGAATTTTATTTTACGATCTTTAATATTGCATACTTTGAGCTAACACACTCaagagaaaaactaaaaaaagaaagattttttttttgtgcatgaaagaaagaaagaaagaattgagtcacaagattaatgatttttttttagtgtAAAAGTGATTGTTCTCCTAGAATAGTCCATTGGAAAGGGATTAAAATTTTGGCTTTGCTTCTAATATCCAACAAGTAGAAAAAAGATAAAGTATAAATAGTTCTTCTATTGTCGTGATAATTGTTCTCCAATTTTCTCAATCTCCTTTTTCTATGTCAGAATTATTCTTGCATAGTATGGAAAATTTGCTTTATTATAGATATTCGAAAATACATAGCATAAATTAGTTGATGGAAAGAAAATAATAGCATCATGGAGTGATGATATCCatgaattttttaagaaaattatatttttaactgCTAAAAAATAATAGTTGATAAATTGTATTAATTTTTGGCtaacaaatataaatagtttcgaCCGGCCGATTGAATAGAATAATATTTTAAGGCAATTGAAAACTTTAAAATATATGGAGCTTTTTTCTGAGGCAACAATTTCATGGGAGTTTATTAAATAATTAAGAAGTTTTGCACCCCATTATCTGATAATTATTAATTTTCTAAAGTTTGCTTAGCTGCCCACATTCTTACAACTATTGAAAGATTAGGTGAATAAGTTGGTCCAGACCAGCTAATCAAGTACAAAATGTTTTCAAATAATTAATACTGACACTCTGTATAGGATAAGAATAACAAATAAACCACACAATATTAATCTGTCAACATCCCTCTCCCCACTCTGGCCCCATTTCCAGAACACTCTATTCTTTCTCTGTTCAAGACACTAATAATATTCTCATATAGTACTGTCCATAATGTCATTAACAAAATAATTATTCTAACTAGAAAAATTAAGATTAGACCAACCCAACAATTAATCATATCATTTCAATAGGTCCGTcacacttttatttatttgtgTAAGTAATTACTAGCACTTAGTATTTACACTAAAATATAATTTGCTTCAATAACTAAAAGTTGaagtaaaaatacatatattaattgatatatatCTTGCATTCATTAGTTCGATAAAAAATATGTACCACCATTTTTGTATTTAATAGACTAAATATTCTCatcggggtcgtttggttggaaataaattattttaggattaattattttgagattattatCCCACCTTCTcatagaaataaaaataatattacaGTTCCGAAATAACTAATTCCAATATTAGTTATAGTACTACTTTATTCTAACCAAACGtgggataaactcatctcaaatatAATCCACAGATTAGTTATCCCTTATTTCTCGTATCAAACTAGCCCATAGTGTACAACACATAATATGTTAATGACAGATTAAAGGACAGTCTGGTAcactaagctctcgctatgcGGTATTCATAGAAGGGCCAGACCCTAAAggtctattgtatgcagtctTACCTTATATTTTTGTAAGCGGGATTCGGGAAAGGGTCGAACTCTAAGGGTCTATATATGCAGTCTTACCCTTCATTTATGCAAGAGATTGTTTTCATGGCTCAAATTCATAACCTTCTGACATCAACTTTACCGATTAAGCCGGGACAGAATGTTTATGCTAATTAGGAAAAAAATATAGACCGACCAACTCAATAATTAACCAGACCAATTTAATAAGAATGTAACACTTTAATGGCTCAAATTCATAACTTTACCGATTAAGTCAGGACAGAATGTTTATGCTAATTAGGAAAAAAATATAGACCGACCAACTCAATAATTAACCAGACCAATTTAATAAGAATGTAACACTTTAATTAATTTGTCTTCATAAATGAGTTCTCCACTATAAAACAACCACAACTCTATCTTTTCTCAACACCAAACTTGGTTTTTGTACTATCCACTTAGCAcaataaagagagaaaaacaaggtAAGTTTAGTGAGTGTTCAAATGgcagaaaacaaagaagaagatgtTAAGCTTGGAGCTAACAAATTCAGAGAAACACAGCCATTAGGAACAGCTGCTCAAACAGACAAAGATTACAAAGAACCACCACCAGCTCCTTTGTTTGAACCAGGGGAATTATCATCATGGTCATTTTACAGAGCTGGAATTGCAGAATTTATGGCTACTTTCTTGTTTTTGTACATCACTATCTTGACTGTTATGGGTCTTAAGAGATCTGATAGTCTGTGTAGTTCAGTTGGTATTCAAGGTGTTGCTTGGGCTTTTGGTGGTATGATCTTTGCTTTGGTTTACTGTACTGCTGGTATCTCAGGTtagttttttccttttcatttcttGTTGTTTCTTAGTCATTATCTTGCTTAAAGTTTGTTCCTTTACTCTTATTATAGTATTAGTATAGCTTTTTGTGGCACCATATTTGAGCTTGTGGTTACTTATTTTCTACATCATACTTTTGTCAAGTAATTTTTTGGATTCTTGAGCATAATAAGATCTTGTTTTGTTACTGCTTGTCTTTTTGTGAGCCGAGGGTTTATCGGAATAGTCTTTCTATAGTCTTTCTATACTCAAGTAGGCTTAAGGCCTGCGTACCCGCCACCCTCCATAGACCCGACCCGACTTTGTAGAATTACACTGATTTTTGTTGTTATTCTTGAGGATACTAAGAAAAAAATATCAGTTTTCCCTGTTTCAGTAGTTTAAGACATGTTACTATTAGTTTACTTTCTGTGTCTAAATTACTGCCTCTTATTAGTCATTACCTTGCTAAAGCTTGTTCCTTTAACTTTTATACTGTAAAAATGTGATCTTTTGTGGCTGattctctttgttttcctttcttttgctcACCATATTTTAACTTGTGGTTACTTACTTTGTGCTTACAACATACTTTTGTTAAATAATTTAATGGATTCTTGAGTATTTATAAAAAAAGATAGTTTTTTCCTGTTTTAGAGGTTATAAACATGTTATTGGTTTACTTTCTGTGTCTAAATTACAAGAATGGAGTTTTCCCTTTATCTTGTTTGCTCAAGCTTGTACCTTTACCTCTTTATGCTAAAATATGActtttagtgtgtgtgtgtgtttgaaaAGTTACCagtctcaaaaaaaaaaaaaaaatactgtgTTTTTTATTGTTTGACATTTTGTGGTTTTTTTTCTTTGCTCACCATATTGAGCTTGTGGTTACTTATTGTTATCATAAATCATCTAATTATATGGATTCTTGAATTTACTCACAAAAAGATTCAGTCTTTCCCTATTTTAGAAGCTCAAAACATGTTATTGTTTTACTCTCTGTCTAAATTACAAAAGATGGAGTCTTTTCCTTCTTTAGTTTGGCTTTTGGACCTATGGGGTTTATTTTTTTTCCCCCTCAAAAACTGAACTATATTGTGTTTTGAAATGAAACAGGAGGACACATCAACCCAGCTGTGACCTTTGGATTGTTCTTGGCAAGGAAACTGTCCTTAACCAGGGCTATTTTCTACATAGTGATGCAATGCCTTGGTGCAATTTGTGGTGCTGGTGTTGTGAAGGGATTCATGGTTGGTCCATACCAGAGACTTGGTGGTGGTGCTAATGTTGTTAACCATGGTTACACCAAAGGTGATGGCCTTGGTGCTGAAATTATTGGCACTTTTGTCCTTGTTTACACTGTTTTCTCTGCTACTGATGCTAAGAGAAATGCCAGAGACTCACATGTTCCTGTAAGTTTTCTATTGCAATTTTAAGATTAACATGTTTTTGGTTCAAATATTACTTCTTTGTGCTATCAAATTGCTTATCTTGAAAATTTACCTGTTTGATTTAGGTTCCATTTGACCTTGTACTTGTAAGCCTTGGTTGTAGAGAATTGGATGTAAATTCTGCTTGAATCTGTTTTTTCCACTTTCTTATatgaaaaattattttatgaaaaGTTTTTTTGGGGGAAGCAGAAGTTGTGGGGGTGGGTGAGTGGATTGGCTTTAGGATAGAGCTAACTTTTACACACTTAATTTGGATAACTATGGATAACTATAGTTGACCGTCCATAATATGTGTAGATAATTACTTGAGAAATAAGAATTTATGCATTTATAAGATATATTActacgacaacaacaacaaaaatcagTGGAATATCATAAGTGGGGTCTATAAATCAGTGGAATATCATAAGTGGGGTCTATAAATCAGTGGAATATTCTATAAATCGGGTCTATAAATCAGTGGAATATTCTATAAATCAGTGGAATGGGGTCTATTAAGATCGAGAGGCTGTATCCGACAACTATCTCTAAAAGGTGAGATTATCTAAAAGGTGAGATTAGTAACATTGAGAAAAAGGACATGAGTACCTACTATATAGTGTAAAAGTTATTTACAATGTACAGTATATTATTAAAGGTAAATTATTTAGGACAAGTGGTCTTGCTTTTTGGTGCAGCTAAAATAATGTTCATGCTAGCATGTGGCATGTTTGGTTTTGTCAGCAAGTGCTTTTAGTTGGTGTTGTGTATTATCTTAAGGGGACCCGGGGACCCATGCCATTGAAAAATATGCTACTCCTATGAGTTTGGCTAAAGATAGTGATATTCACGTGAATGAGCTACTGTAGGTCTGGCTCTTTTTGTTAGATAGATGAAATAATGCAGTGATTCTCCATATCAGAATGTTGTGGTCCTAGTTGTGTTTGAAATATTTCTCATCTACTCCCAATAGGGTTTTAAATTTATTGTCTTTCTCTTAGAAAAGTTGAGAAAAGTTGCTGGAATGCCGGTTGTGGAAACAGCCAGCCTCTTGACGTAGAGTAAAGCTGCAtataatagacccttgtggtctgaATCTTCCCGggacccgcgcatagcgggagggAGCTTAGTGCACGAAAAGTTGAGATTTGGGTCACAAGTCATGCTCTTTGGTTGTAGTATGAAACAATGAGTCCTTACCACCAATCTAACCAAATTAGTAACTTAAAACTTGTGGGTTGTCGTTCATCTGTAGTTACCTTTTAGGTGATTTGACAGTATAACTTTACATTGTTCAGCGTGTAGAAGCTAAATTTCTCATTAAAATCAAGACATCATTGTGAAAATTTTGGATGGTGTTGCAGATTTTGGCACCACTTCCCATCGGATTCGCGGTTTTCTTGGTTCATTTGGCCACCATTCCCATCACCGGAACTGGCATCAACCCCGCTAGGAGTCTTGGAGCTGCGATCATCTACAACACAGACCAGGCATGGGACGACCACGTAAGTGTTCGATCTAAATCCTTAAAAAACATTTCTTTCTCTCAAGCTG
This region includes:
- the LOC104229197 gene encoding probable aquaporin PIP-type pTOM75 isoform X2, with the protein product MAENKEEDVKLGANKFRETQPLGTAAQTDKDYKEPPPAPLFEPGELSSWSFYRAGIAEFMATFLFLYITILTVMGLKRSDSLCSSVGIQGVAWAFGGMIFALVYCTAGISGGHINPAVTFGLFLARKLSLTRAIFYIVMQCLGAICGAGVVKGFMVGPYQRLGGGANVVNHGYTKGDGLGAEIIGTFVLVYTVFSATDAKRNARDSHVPILAPLPIGFAVFLVHLATIPITGTGINPARSLGAAIIYNTDQAWDDHVMDLLGWTIHWSCTCCSLPSNNHQSHSIPQVVLSFLKKP
- the LOC104229197 gene encoding probable aquaporin PIP-type pTOM75 isoform X1, giving the protein MAENKEEDVKLGANKFRETQPLGTAAQTDKDYKEPPPAPLFEPGELSSWSFYRAGIAEFMATFLFLYITILTVMGLKRSDSLCSSVGIQGVAWAFGGMIFALVYCTAGISGGHINPAVTFGLFLARKLSLTRAIFYIVMQCLGAICGAGVVKGFMVGPYQRLGGGANVVNHGYTKGDGLGAEIIGTFVLVYTVFSATDAKRNARDSHVPILAPLPIGFAVFLVHLATIPITGTGINPARSLGAAIIYNTDQAWDDHWIFWVGPFIGAALAAVYHQIIIRAIPFHKSS